From one Streptomyces sp. SCSIO 30461 genomic stretch:
- the tatA gene encoding Sec-independent protein translocase subunit TatA codes for MLRNGLEPWHLLIVVLVVVVLFGSRKLPDTARALGKSIRILKSEAKAMRADDATPQPAESFSGGESGAPVPRVVKDAPGAGVAGAPPVDDGNGAR; via the coding sequence ATGCTCCGCAACGGCCTGGAACCCTGGCACCTGCTGATCGTGGTCCTCGTCGTCGTTGTGCTGTTCGGGTCCAGGAAACTGCCTGACACCGCACGTGCGCTGGGCAAGTCCATACGGATTCTCAAGAGCGAGGCCAAGGCCATGAGGGCCGACGACGCGACGCCGCAGCCCGCGGAGTCGTTCTCGGGTGGCGAGAGTGGGGCACCGGTCCCGCGCGTGGTCAAGGATGCCCCGGGGGCGGGTGTGGCCGGCGCTCCTCCCGTGGACGACGGCAACGGTGCCCGCTGA